TTAATGTTTTATAATCAATAATCAGATCCCCGACCTCTTGAAGAAGACGGGGATCTAAATTTGAATTTATTTTGCTAATTTAATTAAATTATCTCCATTAACTCGACAAATTCGCCAATCTTCTAAAATATCCGCTCCCATATTTCGGTAAAATGTTTGGGCTGATATATTCCAATCTAAAACACTCCACTCTAAACGCCCACAATCCCGTTCTACTGCTATTTGAGCTACCCGCGTCAAAAGTGCTTTACCAATACCTTGACGGCGATATTCTGGCGAAACAAAGATATCTTCTAGGTAAATTCCTGGCTTGGTAAGAAATGTTGAATAATTATGAAAAAATATAGCAAAGCCGACAGCTTTACCTTGAAATTCAGCTAAAATTGCATCTACGTATTTTGGTGAACCAAATAAATGCTCTTTTAGTGCTTCTGCATTGCCAATAACAGCAGCAGATAATTTTTCATATTCTGCAAGTCCCTGAATTAATCCAAACAGGGTATGAGAATCACTTGCTTCGGCATCACGGATAATTAAATTAGTCATTAGTCCTTAGTCATTAGTCCTTAGTACATAGTTTATATCCAACTGCATGATTTTTACTAACTACGGACAACTGACTAATGAATGGGCGCAGGACCTGCGCCCCTACTGACTTAAACCAACCAACCTTTTAAACGCTTGGCTATGTGAGGACGGCGTAACTTTCGCATGGCTTTACTTTGGATTTGGCGAACTCGTTCACGGGAAAGGTTAAACATATTCCCCACTTCCTCTAGGGTGCAGGGTTCGCTGCTGGTAAGTCCATAGCGCAGGGAAATTACATCTTTCTCTCGTGGGGTGAGTACGTCTCCTAAAACTTCCCAAATCTCCTGACGCATCATGTTTTCGTTCATTTTTGCTTCGGGAGACTGGTTATCTTCATCTTCCAGCAAGTCCATTAACTCTGTGTCTTCTTCTTTACCGACACGGTGGTTAAGAGAAAGCGCTTGTCGGCGGAGTTGTTGAAGTTGACGCAGTTGGTGAACCGTAATTTCCAAAGCTTCGGCCATTTCGGCTTCTGTTGGGTTACGCGAGAGTTTTTGCTTGAGTTCCCGTTGGGCTTTTTTTAATTTATTAAGTTTTTCAACAATATGGATTGGTAAGCGAATAGTTCGGGCATCATTAGCGATCGCTCTGGTAATTGCTTGTCTAATCCACCAATAAGCATAGGTAGAAAACTTATATCCTTTATCGGGATCAAATTTTTCGGAAGCGCGGTTTAAACCCATTGCTCCTTCTTGAATTAAATCTAGAAAAGGAACACCACGATTTAAATATCGTTTAGCAATAGATACTACTAATCGGAGATTAGAGCGAATCATTTTCCGCTTGGCCACTCTCCCCTGATACAAACGGCTTTCCAGTTGTTTTTCTGTAATCTCTAATTGGGAAGCTACCTGGATTTTACTAGGGAGTGCCCCTAGTTCTAATTCCAAAGCTGCTTGCAATTCTTTGATTTCTTCTAAAAATCTGACTCGTCGGGCTAATTCCACTTCTTCATCGGGTTTGAGTAGTGGATAACGCGCCATTTCTTTAAAAAACGCGCCCACAGCATCATCATTTTCGGTTTTATTGTATCCCGAAGGACGGGCTGCGGCCATGTCATCGCCATTTCGTTCTTCTGATTCCAAGTTTTCGACAATTGCAGTATCTTCATATACTACCTGATCTAAACTCTCAATTGATGGTTCTTCATGATCAGTAATATTCTCTAGTATTTCCATTGTTCCCAATTCAGCAAGATTCATAGTTTCCTTTAGGGATGGTTGCTTTGTTTGGTACATAATTTAATGACAACAGCCTGTTTCAGACTGGGTAGTTTTCCCTTCCGGACAAATACAGATTTTTTCTCTAGTAAAAGACTCTCTTTTTAATCATTCTTCATCTAGAACGTAAATCAGTATTTGTCCATTATTTTTAGTTTTGGCTAGATACAACCTATAATCATTAATGGCTTTAGCACCCACAAAAAACTATCTTTTTCAGAAGACTAATAGACATATTCTTCATTAAAAAAATGGGTTAGAAACCCCATTATTTTAGGACGACTTTAGATTATTACCTTGCGGTTCACTGGTTTTTAAATGCCTATAAGCATGAGAAAAGAGCAACCTCGTTTTAGTCCCTTACCCCAACATAGCTAAGATGTCCTTTCCAAAATCACCTAACTAATTAGGGTGACAAACACTCCCAACTAGGGAAATATTTGGAAGTTTATACTAATCTGTGTCTCAACGGGGTATTCACCTCTTACCGTTACCTAAATTAGTTTAGGTAATCCCCGTGGTTTTAAATCGGAGTTGGTAAATCTTTTCTTAATGATCAAATATGTCAAACCCCCTGATAATAACTTTAACAAATATCCAAAATGTAGATAAACACTCCTATATATCCATCCTAAATGATCTGTGAAAAAATTTGTTGCTTGTTGCCTGTTGTCTGTTCAACACCTCCACCAATAAGCAAGGAAAGCTATATATTAATTCTTTGTGTATTTTTTGCAAAGTTTCTATGTTTATCCGGTTTGGTTAATAGGAGTATTTGCATAAATCGCCATTTTGGTACTTGAGTTATTTATTTATCCGAAAATTTACTAAATGATCCAAAATACAAAAATGAAACCTTACAATCCGGATAATATTTATCGTTTTAAAGCATCTCATATTGAAAAAGTATTTAATATCTATCAATGGGTGGAAAAACCTGATACTTTATTTAGTAATTCAATCTTAGCCTTGATTAATAACATAATTTTGGAAGAATTTAGGAATCAGGTGTCAGAGCTAGATCCACTCGTAGTATCGTCATCTCAGTGACTATTTGGGAGTCAGAATACTTATTGGATAAGCATTTAACAAAAAAATTGTCTCATGTTTATTCTGTATTCTGAATTCTTACTGCATTGCCTATTATTTATGATTACTCATTCCTTCAACGTATTTCTAAAGATAGGTTTGGCAGTTTTAGGACACAAGTATATAAATAAATTTTCTATTATCAATTATTTATTACTCAGATGCGAGGAGATAATTTGTCTGGTAGATTACATTAATTCCAGATTATCAAGTATCATGAGTAATTGAAGTATTGTAAAATACTATTTACATCAAGTAAATCCAAAGGATATAGTTAAATCAAATTGGACAATATTAATTAAGTGTGTAAATACAATATTTGTTGATAAATTGAGAAATTATGTATAGTATTAGTACAAATTTATCGGTTATGGCTGTAGCTGAACCTAGGGGCTCATATCAATCGCAAACAAAGTTATCTCAATGGGTTGAAGTGCTTGTAGACTGTCCAGGATGTTCAGATTTATTTACCTATAACATACCAGAACAGTTAGAAATCAAACCAGGGGATATTTTAAGTGTTCCTTTCGGTGCAACACAGGTAGGTGCGATCGCTATTCGCTTATTAATTCAACCACCAGCAGATTTAGCACCAGAAAAAATTCGGGAAGTAGAAGATGTAGTTAGTGAAGGGTTTTTTCCCCCTGGTTATTGGAATTTACTTAATCTTGTTGCAGAATATTACTATACACCCTTAATTCAAGTTATTCGCGCCGCTTTACCGCCGGGATTGTTAGGGCGATCGCAACGTCGTTTGCGCTTAACTCCCTTGGGTAGAGAAAATCCCTCTATTTACATCAGTCCCACAGCCCAACAAGTTATTACACTGTTAGAAAAAACCACCACAGCAGATTATAGTTATCACTACATCCAACAAAAAGTTAAATCCGCATATCGGGGAATTCGGGAATTAATCCGGTTAGGATTAGCAGAAAATTATTTAGAACCGCCACGACTCACTAAACCTAAACTACAAAAAGCTGTTACACTTCTCAATAATAACGATGACGATTTAACACCCCGTCAAAAAGAAATTGTGGAAGTTTTAAGACGACAAGGCGGAGAAATGTGGCAAAGTGAATTATTGCAACTTTGTAGTGCCAGCAGTTCTATACTCAAAGCTTTAGTAGATAAAGGTTGCGTAGTCATTGAAGACAGGGAAGTATTACGCAGAGATCATGGTGTAGCCGTCGTTGGGGATCATAATAAATCCTTAACACCAGCCCAAAATAACGCCTTAGAAACTATTAATTCCTTAACCGGATTTGCTCAAGTATTGTTACATGGGGTGACAGGTTCAGGGAAAACAGAAGTATATTTGCAAGCTATTTCTCCCGTACTCGCACAAGGAAAATCCGCCCTTGTCTTAGTTCCCGAAATCGGACTCACACCCCAACTCACAGACAGATTCCGCGCCAGATTTGGGAACAAAGTCCAGGTTTATCACAGCGCCCTTTCCGACGGTGAACGTTACGACACTTGGCGACAAATGCTTACAGGAGAGCCGCAAATCATCATTGGGACTCGCAGCGCCATTTTTGCCCCTTTACCCAACTTAGGCTTAATTATCCTGGATGAAGAACACGATAGTAGCTTTAAACAAGATAACCCTACTCCCACTTACCACGCCCGCACCGTCGCGCAATGGCGAGCCGAATTAGAACATTGTCCCCTCATTTTAGGTTCAGCAACTCCTGCTTTAGAGAGTTGGGTAAGCAGAAATCATCAATATCTATCTTTACCAGAACGCATTAACTCCCGTCCCTTACCCCCTGTGGAAATAGTGGATATGCGTCAAGAGTTGAAGGAGGGAAATCGGTCTATTTTTAGCAGGAAGTTACAAAATGCTCTCCAACAATTAGAAGAAAGACAACAACAGGGAATTTTATTTATCCACCGTCGCGGACATAGTACATTTGTATCTTGTCGCAGTTGTGGTTATGTGTTGGAATGTCCCCACTGTGACGTTTCCCTAGCTTATCATCACGTTGAAGAGGGAGCGCCGGAATTATTACGCTGTCATTATTGCAACTATGGGCGTTTACATCCTCCCCATTGTCCCGAATGTAGTTCCCCTTATTTAAAATTTTTCGGAAGCGGTACTCAACGGGTAGCACAGGAATTAACTAAGCAATTTCCTAACTTGAAACAAATTCGTTTTGATAGTGATACTACCAGCACGAAAGGTTCACACCGGACTCTCCTCACCAAATTTGCTAATGGTGAAGCCCATTTATTAGTGGGAACACAAATGTTAACAAAAGGGTTAGATTTACCCCAAGTTACTTTGGTGGGTGTGGTTGCTGCGGACGGATTATTGCACTTATCTGATTATCGCGCCAATGAACGCACTTTTCAAACTTTAACTCAAGTTGCAGGGAGAGCAGGAAGAGGAGATGATCCGGGTAGGGTAATTGTGCAAACTTACACTCCTGAACATCCTATCATCGCAGCGGTGCAAAAACATGATTATCAATCTTTTGCTGATGCAGAGTTAGTAGAAAGACAAGCTCTGAATTATCCTCCCTATGGAAGATTGATTTTATTGCGGTTAAGTAGTTTAGATCCCATTCAAGTCCAAAATACAGCCCAAATCATTGCTACATTTTTGAGCGATAAGGAAGGCTTTGAGATATTGGGACCTGCACCAGCTAGTATTTTACGAGTTGCTAACCGTTATCGCTGGCAAATATTACTCAAGTTTGCTCCTGATGCTTTACCTAATTTACCAGATTGGCTGGAAGTGCGATCGCTCTCCCCGACTTCTGTTAGTTTAACAATTGATGTAGATCCGATTAATATTATGTAGTCGGGGAAAATAAATTATTGTCTGAATCAGGATTTACGGTTTATTATCCAAATATTATGGCAAACTTCGGTTGTCTAGCGATCGCTCTTTAAATTAGTGGATACTACCGGAGCGATCGCTGCTATTATCGCTATTTATTGGTAATTTTTCAGCCAAGTTTCTAAATCTGTAATTGAAGTAAAGTCTAATAAAGCCTCTCCTAATTCTTCCAGTTTCTCAACAGATAATTGCTGAACTTTTTGAACTAATAATGAATCAATTTCCCCAATTCGGCGATTTAATTGCCGGATAATTAGACTTTTTTCTTTTTGCAGTCCTTCTTGTAATCCTTCTTGTAATCCTTCTTGTAATCCTTCTTGTTTAGCTAGTTCTCGGTCTTGTTGGTAAAGTGGTGCTAATCGCATAATCAACTCCTGATCTTCTGTTTGTGAACTTTGATTGATTTTTAAGTTTTTCTGGAGGTTGTAGAGTAGTTCTAAGGTGATTTTGACGTAAGGTTGATTTAATGGTAACGCAGCTAATTCATCAATAGCTCGTTTTTGGACTGTACCTCTACCTAAAAGTCTTAACCACAGTGTTTCTTGAGTTTGGGGTAATTGATGAATAACGACAATTGCGGCGTGTAATGATTTTGCTAAATAGTATATTCCGGGTAAGGAATCTGGTTTTGTTGTCTCGCTAAATCCTGAGATGATGTTCTTTGATGCGGTGGGGGTGAGAATCCATAATTTAGGGATCTCAATTTTTATTTTGGTGGTTTGTTCCCGTTTGGCTGCTCTTCTTAATGCACCTCTGACTTCTAATGATTTTAACAGACAATCACAGATTTCTTCTGTTGATGCTGGGTTACGAAATGGCTCAAAGATGGCTGGTGTTGTGGCTAATTTGCCTAATAATCCTAATAATTCTACGTTGGTTGTTTGATTGGGAAATGGTGTAAATAATACATCTATTTCTCGGATTTCTCCAGCTACTTGACTAGCTGCTTGCACTTCTCCATAAGGTTTGAGTAATTCTTCTAAATAATCTTTGGCAAATTGATCGTGTATAAAGCGTGTCATTTTTTGTTGGGCAGAGTTAGTTATACAATTTTAGCCAAGTTTCTAAATCTGTAACTGAAGTAAAATCTAATAAAGCTTCTCCTAATTCTTCAAGTTTTTCAACAGGTAATTCTTGGACTTTTTGAACTAATAATGAATCAATTTCCCCAACTCGGCGGTTTAAAAGACGGATAATTAGACGTTGTTCTTTTTCCAGTCCTTCTTGTAATCCTTCTTGTTTAGCTAGTTCTCTGTCTTGTTGGTAAAGTGGTGCTAATCGCATAATCAACTCCTGATCTTCTGTTTGTGAACTTTGATTGATTTTTAAATTTTTCTGGAGGTTGTAGAGTAGTTCTAAGGTGATTTTGACGTAAGGTTGATTTAATGGTAACGCAGCTAATTCATCAATTGCTCGTTTTTGGACTGTACCTCTACCTAAAAGTCTTAACCACAGTGTTTCTTGAGTTTGGGGTAATTGATGAATAACGACAATTGCGGCGTGTAATGATTTTGGTAAATAGTATATTCCGGGTAAGGAATCTGGTTTTGTTGTCTCGCTAAATCCTGAGATGATGTTTTTTGATGCGGTGGGGGTGAGAATCCATAATTTAGGAATCTCAATTTTTGCGCTGGTGGTTTGTTCCCGTTTGGCTGCTCTTCTTAATGCACCTCTGACTTCTAATGATTTTAACAGACAATCACAGATTTCTTCTGTTGATGCTGGGTTACGAAATGGCTCGAAAATAGCTGGTGTTGTGGCTAATGTGCCTAATAATCCTAATAGTTCTACGTTGGTTGTTTGGTTGGGAAATGGTGTAAATAATACGTCTATTTCTCGGATTTCTCCAGCTACTTGACTGGCTGCTTGGACTTCTCCATAAGGTTTGAGTAATTCTTCTAAGTAGTCCTTGGCGAATTGATCGTGTATAAAGCGTGTCATCTTCGGGGTTGCTTTAGAGATATCTTAGATGCTACCAGATCCCCGACTTCTTAAAGAAGTCGGGGATCTATTATATGCTATTGACTTGACTAAATTCTAAGTTTTCTGTATTAAGGGTGAAGCGCTCATCAAACATCCAAAAATTGAATAAGAGAATTTTGGCGTTGCTGATTAAGAGTATGATTTTATTTCACGCAGAGGCGCAGAGTCTCAGAGAGCAAGAGTTTCATTTTTTTGATTTTCCAATTTCATACCTCAATTCAGCAACGCCCCCATAACCCTTGTAGAGACGTTCCATGAAACATCTCTACATTATTTTTTGGAAGTCTATTAAAAAAACTCTCAATTCCCTACTTTCAACTTCCCATAGGCATAACGGGTTAAACTACCTTCATTGAGATTATTCCACGCATACATCCGATCTCTAAAAGGTTTCCATTGTTCATAAATAGCTTTAAAATCAGCGTCTTTAGCCGCAAATTCATCATATAAAGCAAAAGAGGCTTTTTCCGCTGCTGCCAAAATTTCTTGACTATAAGCACGCAGTTGAACTCCGGTTTTTAATAGTTTCTCTAATGCTTCACTATTGCGGGTATCATAACGAGCTAACATTG
The window above is part of the Dolichospermum sp. DET69 genome. Proteins encoded here:
- a CDS encoding GNAT family N-acetyltransferase, with the translated sequence MTNLIIRDAEASDSHTLFGLIQGLAEYEKLSAAVIGNAEALKEHLFGSPKYVDAILAEFQGKAVGFAIFFHNYSTFLTKPGIYLEDIFVSPEYRRQGIGKALLTRVAQIAVERDCGRLEWSVLDWNISAQTFYRNMGADILEDWRICRVNGDNLIKLAK
- a CDS encoding RpoD/SigA family RNA polymerase sigma factor; its protein translation is MYQTKQPSLKETMNLAELGTMEILENITDHEEPSIESLDQVVYEDTAIVENLESEERNGDDMAAARPSGYNKTENDDAVGAFFKEMARYPLLKPDEEVELARRVRFLEEIKELQAALELELGALPSKIQVASQLEITEKQLESRLYQGRVAKRKMIRSNLRLVVSIAKRYLNRGVPFLDLIQEGAMGLNRASEKFDPDKGYKFSTYAYWWIRQAITRAIANDARTIRLPIHIVEKLNKLKKAQRELKQKLSRNPTEAEMAEALEITVHQLRQLQQLRRQALSLNHRVGKEEDTELMDLLEDEDNQSPEAKMNENMMRQEIWEVLGDVLTPREKDVISLRYGLTSSEPCTLEEVGNMFNLSRERVRQIQSKAMRKLRRPHIAKRLKGWLV
- the priA gene encoding primosomal protein N', which gives rise to MYSISTNLSVMAVAEPRGSYQSQTKLSQWVEVLVDCPGCSDLFTYNIPEQLEIKPGDILSVPFGATQVGAIAIRLLIQPPADLAPEKIREVEDVVSEGFFPPGYWNLLNLVAEYYYTPLIQVIRAALPPGLLGRSQRRLRLTPLGRENPSIYISPTAQQVITLLEKTTTADYSYHYIQQKVKSAYRGIRELIRLGLAENYLEPPRLTKPKLQKAVTLLNNNDDDLTPRQKEIVEVLRRQGGEMWQSELLQLCSASSSILKALVDKGCVVIEDREVLRRDHGVAVVGDHNKSLTPAQNNALETINSLTGFAQVLLHGVTGSGKTEVYLQAISPVLAQGKSALVLVPEIGLTPQLTDRFRARFGNKVQVYHSALSDGERYDTWRQMLTGEPQIIIGTRSAIFAPLPNLGLIILDEEHDSSFKQDNPTPTYHARTVAQWRAELEHCPLILGSATPALESWVSRNHQYLSLPERINSRPLPPVEIVDMRQELKEGNRSIFSRKLQNALQQLEERQQQGILFIHRRGHSTFVSCRSCGYVLECPHCDVSLAYHHVEEGAPELLRCHYCNYGRLHPPHCPECSSPYLKFFGSGTQRVAQELTKQFPNLKQIRFDSDTTSTKGSHRTLLTKFANGEAHLLVGTQMLTKGLDLPQVTLVGVVAADGLLHLSDYRANERTFQTLTQVAGRAGRGDDPGRVIVQTYTPEHPIIAAVQKHDYQSFADAELVERQALNYPPYGRLILLRLSSLDPIQVQNTAQIIATFLSDKEGFEILGPAPASILRVANRYRWQILLKFAPDALPNLPDWLEVRSLSPTSVSLTIDVDPINIM
- a CDS encoding DUF4351 domain-containing protein encodes the protein MTRFIHDQFAKDYLEELLKPYGEVQAASQVAGEIREIDVLFTPFPNQTTNVELLGLLGKLATTPAIFEPFRNPASTEEICDCLLKSLEVRGALRRAAKREQTTKIKIEIPKLWILTPTASKNIISGFSETTKPDSLPGIYYLAKSLHAAIVVIHQLPQTQETLWLRLLGRGTVQKRAIDELAALPLNQPYVKITLELLYNLQKNLKINQSSQTEDQELIMRLAPLYQQDRELAKQEGLQEGLQEGLQEGLQKEKSLIIRQLNRRIGEIDSLLVQKVQQLSVEKLEELGEALLDFTSITDLETWLKNYQ
- a CDS encoding DUF4351 domain-containing protein, with translation MTRFIHDQFAKDYLEELLKPYGEVQAASQVAGEIREIDVLFTPFPNQTTNVELLGLLGTLATTPAIFEPFRNPASTEEICDCLLKSLEVRGALRRAAKREQTTSAKIEIPKLWILTPTASKNIISGFSETTKPDSLPGIYYLPKSLHAAIVVIHQLPQTQETLWLRLLGRGTVQKRAIDELAALPLNQPYVKITLELLYNLQKNLKINQSSQTEDQELIMRLAPLYQQDRELAKQEGLQEGLEKEQRLIIRLLNRRVGEIDSLLVQKVQELPVEKLEELGEALLDFTSVTDLETWLKLYN